One region of Mesobacillus boroniphilus genomic DNA includes:
- a CDS encoding phosphotransferase family protein — translation MASDTIPIRQGEELDTSTIEKYLRERLPNLPEDNLTIEQFSFGKSNLTYELKMGHWEAVLRRPPLGPVAPKAHDMEREYKILKEISPHFAAAPKPYLFADESVIGSPFFVMERKRGIVLDTDFPEGITPGKEICRSLSETMVNHLVELHSIDYTKTRLTEMTKPEGFMERQVIGWIRRYERAETDIVQGVEQLKQWMLSNVPESETPAIIHYDYKLNNAMFNEEMTEMVGLFDWEMTTVGDPLADLGVAMSYWIEPDDPDLLKKGMGKPPVTITAGFMTRDEFMEHYARKSGRDLTNMNFYQTFAYFKLAVICQQIYYRWKKGQTKDPRFAHLDKFVSSLIQYALYTAGKNDRRG, via the coding sequence ATGGCTTCTGATACGATTCCAATCAGACAAGGGGAAGAACTTGATACTAGCACTATCGAAAAATACTTAAGGGAGCGATTGCCGAATCTTCCTGAAGATAACCTGACGATCGAGCAATTCAGTTTTGGGAAATCCAATTTAACCTATGAGCTGAAGATGGGTCACTGGGAGGCGGTCTTAAGGCGTCCCCCGCTCGGTCCTGTTGCGCCTAAAGCGCATGATATGGAAAGGGAATATAAAATCCTGAAAGAGATCAGCCCTCATTTCGCGGCTGCTCCAAAACCATATTTGTTTGCTGATGAAAGTGTTATTGGCAGTCCGTTTTTTGTAATGGAAAGAAAACGTGGTATTGTCCTTGACACTGATTTTCCTGAAGGTATTACGCCTGGCAAAGAGATATGCAGGTCTCTGTCAGAAACGATGGTCAACCACCTTGTAGAGCTGCACAGCATTGATTATACAAAGACAAGGCTTACGGAAATGACAAAACCCGAGGGCTTCATGGAAAGGCAGGTCATCGGCTGGATCCGGCGATACGAGCGGGCGGAAACGGATATCGTACAAGGCGTTGAGCAGTTGAAGCAATGGATGCTGAGCAATGTACCGGAATCTGAAACGCCGGCTATTATCCATTACGATTACAAATTGAATAATGCGATGTTCAATGAGGAAATGACCGAAATGGTCGGATTGTTCGACTGGGAGATGACAACGGTAGGTGATCCGCTTGCCGACTTGGGTGTTGCGATGAGCTATTGGATCGAACCCGATGACCCTGATCTTCTGAAAAAAGGGATGGGAAAGCCCCCGGTCACAATAACAGCCGGTTTCATGACTCGTGATGAATTTATGGAGCACTACGCAAGGAAAAGCGGCAGGGATCTGACTAACATGAATTTTTATCAAACATTTGCTTATTTCAAGCTTGCAGTCATTTGCCAACAAATCTATTACAGGTGGAAAAAGGGACAGACGAAGGATCCCCGGTTTGCGCACCTTGACAAGTTTGTCAGCAGCCTAATCCAATATGCCCTTTACACCGCAGGAAAAAATGACAGAAGGGGCTGA